The proteins below come from a single Thalassomonas actiniarum genomic window:
- a CDS encoding penicillin acylase family protein, which translates to MRVFNKMPLTFRFTLFVFIPLFFLVIYSYKLFFLDPLPDKTTRQFVNGLDDKVSIERDNHGLVKIKTETDKDVYFAMGYVHAQDRLWQLELQRRISQGRLSEIFGKTSVHQDIWFRTLGLYQAASESIPSLSPKAKASLEAYAAGINSWIQSAEQLPVEFSLLDISPEPWTITDSLAWIKVFSLNLAHNLHSEIEAYIGAQYLSDEQLSLFYPELADSPMTAKIKNEEKLKALFARFDALQTEQQQTYKIGGSYVGSNAWVVSGELTQSGVPILANDPHLGLQLPSLWYSVKQEGKNLAASGMSLVGLPVVIFGKNNDIAWGGTNMMADVQDLYIEKINPDNSLQYQVDGEFIDFETRNEIIKVKAESPAFLKDPIKDVEIQVRSTIHGPVISDVIQGFEQPISLRWTALNSEDTTYNAFYQLSYASNWQEYNRALEQYVSPALNLFYADNDNNIGFTGIGKIPLRNQGKGLLPVSGADSDNHWHSYIPYAEMPRRYNPEEGYLINANNVNTTKGYPYFISADFAPPARAERIEALLKEKQTKLTLDDMQTMQGDIKDISTTKMLALLKEIAADFPGQQQALALLNQWDGEASRESIAATIYYTWLRHLKSYLFNDELTSYWNKNQLQGYLRNLKEKVAADKLADLLASNSPWCDNINTEKKESCSNIIEMSLGSAVKEMSKFAGADMDNWRWGDVQYTRYQHTPFSQMKLLDQVFERKIGNGGSANTINVASGTFDEDKGYLQDFGAGFRQIIRLSPQEPVQLLMNSTGQSGQLASDYYDDMVERFRDVEYINFAKEVPYVQSITLQPNNQEGASQ; encoded by the coding sequence ATGCGCGTTTTTAATAAAATGCCGCTGACATTCAGATTTACTCTGTTTGTCTTTATCCCTTTGTTTTTTCTGGTTATTTACAGTTATAAACTATTTTTTCTGGACCCGCTTCCCGATAAGACAACCCGGCAATTTGTCAATGGTTTGGATGATAAGGTAAGCATAGAACGTGATAATCACGGTCTGGTAAAAATCAAAACAGAAACTGATAAAGATGTTTATTTTGCCATGGGGTATGTCCATGCCCAGGACAGATTATGGCAACTTGAACTGCAACGCAGAATTAGTCAGGGACGGCTCAGTGAAATATTTGGTAAAACTTCAGTCCATCAGGATATCTGGTTTCGTACCTTAGGCCTTTATCAGGCGGCGAGTGAAAGTATCCCTTCTTTAAGCCCAAAGGCGAAAGCATCGTTAGAAGCCTATGCCGCCGGGATCAATAGTTGGATACAGTCGGCAGAACAATTGCCGGTTGAGTTCTCATTGCTCGATATTAGCCCGGAGCCCTGGACAATAACCGACTCTTTAGCCTGGATTAAGGTCTTTTCATTAAATCTGGCCCACAACCTTCATTCGGAAATTGAAGCCTATATAGGTGCGCAATATTTGTCGGATGAACAGCTCAGCCTCTTCTATCCGGAGCTGGCAGACAGCCCGATGACGGCCAAGATCAAAAATGAAGAAAAACTAAAAGCTTTATTTGCCCGCTTTGATGCCCTGCAAACCGAGCAGCAGCAAACCTACAAGATCGGCGGTAGTTATGTCGGCAGTAATGCCTGGGTAGTTTCAGGCGAACTGACGCAATCCGGCGTGCCTATCCTGGCAAATGATCCTCATCTCGGTTTACAGCTGCCTTCCCTTTGGTATTCCGTTAAGCAAGAAGGTAAAAATCTGGCGGCTTCCGGCATGAGCCTGGTGGGACTGCCCGTGGTTATCTTCGGAAAAAACAACGACATCGCCTGGGGCGGCACCAATATGATGGCGGATGTACAAGATCTGTATATCGAAAAGATAAACCCAGATAATAGTCTGCAATATCAAGTAGATGGAGAATTTATCGATTTTGAAACCAGAAACGAAATCATCAAGGTAAAAGCAGAATCTCCGGCATTTCTTAAAGATCCGATCAAAGATGTCGAAATTCAGGTGCGAAGTACCATACACGGGCCGGTGATCAGTGATGTTATCCAGGGGTTCGAACAGCCGATATCCCTTCGCTGGACTGCGCTTAATAGCGAAGACACCACGTACAACGCTTTTTACCAGTTAAGTTATGCCAGCAACTGGCAGGAATATAACCGGGCGCTTGAACAATATGTCTCCCCTGCGCTGAATTTATTTTATGCGGACAATGACAATAATATCGGCTTTACCGGCATAGGAAAAATTCCCCTGCGCAACCAGGGTAAGGGACTGCTGCCGGTATCCGGCGCCGACTCGGATAATCACTGGCACAGCTATATTCCCTATGCCGAGATGCCAAGACGTTATAATCCCGAAGAAGGTTACCTGATAAACGCCAATAACGTAAATACAACAAAGGGTTATCCTTACTTTATCTCCGCCGACTTTGCTCCGCCGGCAAGGGCAGAGCGAATTGAAGCGTTGCTCAAAGAAAAACAAACTAAGTTGACCCTTGACGATATGCAAACCATGCAGGGAGATATCAAAGATATATCAACGACAAAAATGTTAGCCTTATTAAAAGAGATAGCGGCTGACTTCCCTGGGCAGCAACAAGCCCTGGCATTATTGAATCAGTGGGACGGCGAAGCAAGCAGAGAAAGTATTGCCGCCACCATTTATTATACCTGGCTGCGCCATCTGAAAAGTTATCTCTTTAACGACGAACTCACCAGCTACTGGAACAAAAACCAGCTTCAGGGTTATCTGCGAAACCTGAAAGAAAAAGTGGCAGCAGATAAACTGGCGGATCTGCTGGCGAGCAACAGCCCCTGGTGCGATAACATCAACACCGAAAAGAAGGAAAGCTGCAGTAACATCATCGAAATGTCATTAGGCTCGGCGGTTAAGGAAATGAGCAAATTTGCCGGGGCCGATATGGATAACTGGCGCTGGGGCGACGTACAGTATACCCGCTATCAGCATACGCCTTTTAGCCAGATGAAATTACTGGACCAGGTGTTTGAGCGGAAGATCGGCAACGGCGGCTCAGCCAACACCATCAATGTCGCCAGCGGTACCTTTGACGAAGATAAAGGTTACCTGCAAGATTTTGGCGCCGGTTTCCGTCAGATCATCCGCTTATCGCCGCAGGAACCTGTCCAGCTGTTAATGAATTCCACCGGACAATCCGGACAGCTGGCAAGTGACTATTACGACGATATGGTCGAACGTTTCAGAGATGTCGAATATATCAACTTTGCCAAGGAAGTGCCTTATGTGCAGTCCATCACTTTGCAACCGAATAACCAGGAAGGAGCATCCCAGTGA
- a CDS encoding cytochrome b codes for MIASNEKYNKKTRFFHWLSAVVILWVTISGFYVTLFEVDAELKNSVLALNVLMNTFFIPVFMFRVLNWVNNPAPEDYQGLPLRSRKIADKVHAGMYLLIFIVLLSGVLMMDRKVEFLGMTLIPYLPFDPALKEFFTRLHIFSVCALAFCVALHIAAVIRHELSGLRILKRMLG; via the coding sequence GTGATAGCTTCAAATGAAAAATATAATAAGAAAACAAGGTTTTTCCATTGGCTCAGTGCTGTGGTGATTTTATGGGTGACGATCTCGGGATTTTACGTCACCTTGTTCGAGGTTGATGCCGAGCTCAAAAATTCGGTGTTGGCGCTAAACGTGTTGATGAATACCTTTTTTATACCGGTATTTATGTTCCGTGTTTTAAACTGGGTTAATAATCCCGCCCCCGAAGACTATCAAGGCCTGCCGCTGCGCTCGCGTAAAATCGCCGACAAGGTGCATGCCGGCATGTATCTGTTGATCTTCATTGTTTTACTCTCCGGGGTATTGATGATGGACAGAAAGGTTGAGTTTCTCGGCATGACCCTGATCCCTTATTTACCCTTTGATCCGGCGCTGAAAGAGTTTTTTACCCGGCTGCATATATTTTCTGTGTGTGCGCTGGCGTTTTGTGTGGCGCTGCATATTGCCGCGGTGATCAGGCATGAACTTTCGGGTTTGAGAATATTAAAAAGAATGTTGGGCTAG
- a CDS encoding Ldh family oxidoreductase, which yields MKQHNISVESLSTIISASLESFDLSDRHKAFISNGLLNPSLWGIDSHGVGLLATYLQELKGGRAKSRPDIQCHHKFPVVGQLDADQALGLVAGFEAVEKSIELAKDFGISAIGVKNSNHFGAAANYTYHAAKQGYICLCVSNADSLVSPYNGTDKLFGTNPLSFAAPGENGDVFCLDMATSQVSLSKIMRHLATDMPIENDWVSYVDRESREIGPLKPLGGYKGQGLAMMVTILTSVLNQSLFDWELSHLYAPPYDEPRQVSHFYITINIEAFMGKAMFEKRLSLLLEKVRESGAVDGETIFCAGDKESKTAALRREQGIPLTQEQWQFYRQLAQELQLNIG from the coding sequence ATGAAGCAGCATAATATTTCGGTTGAATCCCTGAGCACGATTATCAGCGCATCGCTGGAAAGTTTTGATCTCAGTGACAGACACAAGGCCTTTATCAGCAATGGTTTGCTTAATCCCTCTTTATGGGGGATAGACTCCCATGGAGTCGGGTTATTAGCCACCTATTTGCAGGAACTTAAAGGCGGCAGGGCAAAGAGCAGGCCGGATATCCAGTGCCACCACAAATTCCCCGTGGTCGGGCAACTTGATGCCGATCAGGCATTGGGCCTGGTTGCCGGTTTTGAAGCGGTAGAAAAAAGCATTGAGCTGGCGAAAGACTTTGGTATTTCTGCCATCGGGGTGAAGAACTCCAATCATTTTGGCGCCGCTGCCAACTATACCTATCATGCCGCGAAGCAAGGTTATATTTGCCTGTGTGTCAGTAATGCCGACTCTTTGGTGTCGCCTTATAACGGCACCGATAAATTATTCGGCACTAACCCTTTAAGTTTTGCCGCGCCGGGAGAAAACGGTGATGTTTTTTGCCTGGATATGGCCACCAGCCAGGTGTCTTTGTCAAAAATCATGCGTCACCTGGCCACCGATATGCCGATAGAAAATGACTGGGTCAGTTATGTCGACCGGGAAAGCCGGGAAATCGGGCCGTTAAAACCCCTGGGGGGCTATAAAGGCCAGGGTTTGGCAATGATGGTGACGATTTTAACCAGTGTCCTGAACCAGAGTCTGTTCGACTGGGAGTTAAGCCACCTCTATGCCCCGCCGTATGACGAGCCGCGGCAAGTGAGTCACTTTTATATCACCATCAATATCGAAGCCTTTATGGGCAAAGCCATGTTTGAAAAAAGGCTGTCGTTATTGCTGGAAAAAGTCAGGGAAAGCGGTGCTGTTGACGGGGAAACCATCTTTTGTGCCGGGGATAAAGAGTCCAAAACCGCTGCGTTGAGGCGGGAGCAGGGCATTCCCCTGACACAGGAGCAGTGGCAGTTTTACCGCCAGCTGGCACAAGAATTACAACTTAATATTGGATAA
- a CDS encoding VOC family protein has translation MVLPPLNIESMANIYSKIDHVAVAVLDLEKAIAFYQQMLGFEFQGRRETLGKNSGMISAVMGSGNFTIVLIQGLEPESQVSRYVEQYGPGVQHIALEVNDLESATKLIEEQGFTFATGIIKGQGLRQIFSNRDENSGMMFEIIERTGNEGFEDDSIQDLFNQLEEAELV, from the coding sequence ATGGTATTACCTCCGTTGAACATTGAAAGTATGGCAAACATCTATTCCAAAATTGATCATGTTGCAGTTGCAGTTCTGGATTTGGAAAAGGCCATTGCGTTTTATCAGCAAATGTTGGGCTTTGAGTTTCAGGGCAGACGCGAAACCTTAGGGAAAAACTCGGGTATGATTTCTGCCGTAATGGGCAGTGGTAATTTTACTATCGTTTTGATTCAGGGTCTGGAGCCAGAATCTCAGGTATCTCGCTATGTTGAGCAATACGGCCCCGGTGTCCAGCATATTGCCCTTGAAGTGAACGACCTTGAAAGTGCAACAAAACTCATTGAAGAACAAGGGTTTACATTTGCCACTGGCATTATCAAGGGTCAGGGATTACGCCAGATATTTTCCAACCGTGATGAAAACAGCGGCATGATGTTTGAAATTATTGAGCGTACCGGTAATGAAGGCTTTGAAGACGACAGCATCCAGGATCTGTTTAACCAGTTAGAGGAGGCTGAGTTAGTTTAA
- a CDS encoding PLP-dependent aminotransferase family protein, which translates to MDHKLTLQASELAYRPQPQLEVMNFLNEVAEKFPGAISFASGRPSEAFFDVPGWLEKIQLFVDHSSEARDVSPASVYTSLGQYGRTNGIINHLIAQSLQLDEKFTVDADDILVTNGAQEGMALCLSALFTPGRDVLLITDPTYIGITGLAQIKGIEIAVVESDDQGPNLEHLQQVCQQIKAEGKNPRSLYLIPDFNNPLGTSITLARRRELLAYAQQSGLLLIEDNPYGAFRFEGEPLPTLKALDTGGHVIYIGTFAKTICPGLRVGYLISDQKLRSADGGETPLIEEFSKVKSLISVNTGQIAQAIVGGLLLEVDCSVNKAIEPLVSLYRDNRDVMLEALEQHFHQGPAALQQVSWNRPEGGFFLTLKLPMSFTGQQVFECAEKFGVICVPMSFFSNAGGHEHYIRLSFSYVNKEQIRSGVKALADYLLYLDGKSHEAA; encoded by the coding sequence ATGGACCATAAGTTAACTTTGCAGGCCAGCGAGCTGGCCTATCGTCCCCAGCCCCAGCTGGAAGTGATGAATTTTCTTAATGAAGTCGCCGAGAAGTTTCCCGGCGCCATCTCTTTCGCTTCGGGCCGTCCGTCGGAGGCCTTCTTCGATGTGCCGGGATGGTTGGAAAAAATACAGCTGTTTGTTGACCATAGCAGCGAAGCCCGGGATGTTTCCCCGGCTTCGGTGTACACCTCTTTGGGGCAGTATGGCCGCACCAACGGCATTATTAACCATTTGATCGCTCAATCGCTGCAACTCGATGAAAAGTTCACGGTCGATGCCGATGATATCCTGGTGACCAATGGCGCGCAGGAAGGCATGGCATTATGTTTGTCGGCCTTGTTTACCCCGGGCCGGGATGTGTTGTTGATCACAGATCCCACTTATATCGGTATTACCGGGCTGGCGCAAATCAAGGGTATTGAAATTGCCGTGGTAGAAAGCGATGATCAGGGGCCAAACCTGGAGCATCTGCAGCAGGTTTGCCAGCAAATCAAGGCTGAGGGGAAAAATCCGCGTTCACTGTATTTGATCCCGGACTTTAATAATCCTTTGGGCACTTCTATTACCTTAGCGCGCCGCCGGGAGTTACTGGCTTATGCTCAACAAAGCGGGCTATTGCTGATAGAAGATAACCCTTACGGCGCTTTTCGTTTTGAAGGAGAGCCCTTGCCGACATTAAAGGCGCTGGACACCGGCGGCCATGTGATTTATATCGGCACCTTTGCCAAAACGATTTGTCCGGGCCTGCGGGTGGGTTACCTGATCAGCGATCAAAAGCTGCGTAGTGCCGACGGCGGTGAAACGCCTTTGATCGAAGAGTTTTCCAAAGTGAAAAGTCTGATCAGCGTCAATACCGGGCAAATCGCCCAGGCGATTGTCGGCGGCCTGCTGCTTGAGGTGGACTGTTCCGTCAACAAAGCGATTGAACCTTTAGTTTCCCTGTACCGGGATAACCGGGATGTGATGCTTGAAGCGCTGGAGCAGCATTTTCATCAAGGCCCGGCGGCTTTACAGCAGGTAAGCTGGAACCGTCCGGAAGGTGGCTTCTTCTTAACCCTGAAATTGCCCATGTCCTTCACCGGGCAGCAAGTGTTTGAGTGTGCGGAAAAGTTCGGCGTGATTTGTGTGCCGATGAGCTTTTTCTCCAATGCGGGTGGCCATGAGCATTATATCCGTTTGTCTTTTAGCTATGTAAACAAGGAACAAATACGCTCGGGTGTTAAAGCCCTGGCAGATTATTTGTTGTATCTCGATGGTAAGTCTCATGAAGCAGCATAA
- a CDS encoding cyclic peptide export ABC transporter, whose amino-acid sequence MKIFNSFTKEAPNKVFISILLGALAGMLYSALIPLVLSGINPEDPAFPKADTVTETLFSFDVSNYKLALMFLFSCVLILLMRSSSEVMLIRVSSNVAKDLRTKFYYRIAGAPLATQEKIGSARFTAAVNIDVPRIIGGARVIPEILINTITLVGMLGFLVYLNFEVFKFVMMAIFIGVICYQIPITIGSRMFQTSRIEQDKLQESIKSLIYGAKELKLDTLKRQHFFKHTLLNHEDNILKNNKRAETIMRATMCFGDLISFFVIGAVCFIFVNYYSISQQELVGVVMALLYVTGPISIILGSIPQLAIASVSYRRMEKLIAEIPQEDSNEQVNQLGEWQSMRFNQIEYSYPMVSGEAGFKVGPLNLEINKGEITFIIGANGSGKSTLSKLLTLHYLPTSGDILFGDQRVSADSIVSHRQTIGAIYSDYHLFDRLLVELTDEVLATTQHYLKTLHLDKKVKIVDGQFSTTSLSDGQRKRLALLVAFLEDKDLYLFDEWAADQDPVFKNVFYTEILPNLKAKNKAVIAISHDDKYFDVADKILVMDQGKLVDYEESSLHLAQVS is encoded by the coding sequence GTGAAAATTTTTAATTCCTTTACCAAGGAGGCGCCGAATAAAGTCTTTATCTCGATTTTACTCGGTGCCCTTGCCGGTATGCTTTATTCGGCGCTTATTCCTTTGGTGCTTTCGGGCATCAACCCGGAAGATCCCGCTTTTCCAAAAGCCGATACGGTAACCGAGACCCTGTTCTCGTTTGATGTCAGCAATTATAAACTGGCGCTGATGTTCCTGTTCAGTTGTGTGCTGATCCTGTTAATGCGCAGCTCGTCAGAAGTTATGCTGATCCGGGTATCGAGCAATGTCGCTAAAGATCTGCGCACTAAATTTTACTACCGCATTGCCGGTGCGCCTTTGGCAACCCAGGAGAAAATCGGCTCGGCCCGGTTTACCGCGGCGGTAAATATCGATGTCCCGAGGATTATCGGCGGCGCCCGGGTGATCCCGGAAATCCTGATCAACACCATCACCTTAGTCGGTATGTTGGGCTTTTTGGTCTACCTCAACTTTGAAGTATTTAAGTTTGTGATGATGGCCATTTTTATCGGCGTGATCTGCTATCAAATCCCGATCACTATCGGCAGCCGCATGTTCCAGACCTCCCGGATAGAGCAGGACAAATTGCAAGAGTCGATAAAAAGCCTGATCTATGGCGCCAAAGAGCTCAAACTCGATACTTTAAAGCGCCAACACTTTTTTAAACATACCTTGCTCAACCACGAAGACAACATTTTAAAAAATAATAAAAGGGCAGAAACCATCATGCGGGCCACCATGTGTTTTGGCGACCTGATCTCCTTTTTTGTTATCGGTGCGGTGTGCTTTATCTTCGTCAACTATTATTCTATCAGCCAGCAGGAACTTGTCGGTGTGGTAATGGCGCTGCTTTATGTAACCGGCCCTATCTCTATCATATTAGGTTCGATCCCCCAATTGGCGATCGCCTCGGTTTCATACCGCAGAATGGAAAAACTGATTGCAGAAATTCCGCAGGAAGACAGCAATGAGCAGGTTAACCAGCTTGGCGAGTGGCAAAGCATGAGGTTTAACCAGATAGAATACAGCTACCCTATGGTTTCAGGTGAAGCCGGGTTTAAAGTCGGCCCGCTTAACCTGGAAATTAATAAGGGAGAAATCACCTTTATTATCGGGGCAAACGGCTCGGGTAAGTCAACGTTAAGTAAATTATTAACCCTGCATTACCTGCCTACCTCGGGTGACATCTTGTTTGGCGATCAACGTGTCTCCGCCGACTCTATTGTCAGCCACAGGCAGACTATCGGGGCGATTTACTCGGATTACCACCTCTTTGACCGCCTGCTGGTGGAGTTAACCGATGAAGTACTGGCAACAACCCAGCATTATTTGAAAACCTTACATTTGGACAAAAAGGTGAAGATAGTCGACGGCCAGTTCTCCACGACCTCGTTATCCGACGGGCAACGTAAAAGGCTGGCACTGCTGGTGGCATTTTTGGAAGACAAAGATCTTTACCTGTTCGACGAATGGGCGGCAGATCAGGATCCGGTCTTTAAAAATGTCTTTTATACCGAAATATTGCCCAACTTAAAGGCCAAAAACAAAGCGGTTATCGCCATCAGTCATGATGATAAGTATTTTGACGTCGCCGATAAAATACTGGTCATGGATCAGGGCAAACTCGTTGACTATGAGGAATCAAGCTTACATCTTGCTCAGGTCAGTTAA